In Cicer arietinum cultivar CDC Frontier isolate Library 1 chromosome 7, Cicar.CDCFrontier_v2.0, whole genome shotgun sequence, a single window of DNA contains:
- the LOC101494947 gene encoding pentatricopeptide repeat-containing protein At1g31920-like gives MAVRLKHAWTCSSRQWSKSEEQLLSALQSCDGIKQFNQVHTQLILHNLFQHPFVATTAIKKLSSNPRTTPRATSLFDQLHHPDAFLCNTIIRSYVRTSNFNAAFHFYYHKMIARWVPPNHYTFPLILKLCSDCGSQREGEKAHDRVIKFGFDSDLFVLNSLIRMYSVFGRIDYARTLFDASYVLDLVSYNTMIDGYVKNGEIGVARKLFDEMPQRDVFSWNCMIKCI, from the coding sequence ATGGCAGTTAGGTTGAAACATGCATGGACATGCAGCAGCAGACAATGGTCGAAGTCCGAGGAACAACTCTTGTCGGCGCTTCAATCATGCGACGGAATCAAACAGTTCAACCAAGTTCACACCCAACTCATCCTCCACAATCTCTTTCAACACCCTTTTGTCGCCACCACAGCCATCAAGAAACTCTCCTCCAATCCACGCACCACCCCACGCGCCACTTCCCTCTTCGACCAACTCCACCATCCCGACGCTTTTCTTTGCAACACCATCATCCGTTCATATGTTCGCACTTCCAATTTCAACGCCGCTTTCCATTTCTATTACCACAAAATGATTGCCAGGTGGGTCCCACCCAATCACTACACTTTCCCTCTCATACTCAAACTCTGCTCCGATTGCGGGTCCCAACGAGAAGGTGAAAAGGCTCACGATCGAGTAATCAAATTCGGGTTCGATTCCGATTTGTTCGTCTTGAACTCGCTGATCCGAATGTACTCCGTTTTCGGGAGAATTGACTATGCCCGAACACTGTTTGATGCGAGTTATGTTTTGGATTTGGTGAGTTACAACACCATGATCGATGGGTATGTGAAGAATGGTGAAATTGGTGTTGCACGGAAACTGTTTGATGAAATGCCTCAAAGAGATGTTTTTAGTTGGAATTGTATGATAAAATGCATTTAA
- the LOC101495275 gene encoding pentatricopeptide repeat-containing protein At3g29230-like: MAVRLKHAWTCSSRQWSKSEEQLLSALQSCDGIKQFNQVHTQLILHNLFQHPFVATTAIKKLSSNPRTTPRATSLFDQLHHPDAFLCNTIIRSYVRTSNFNAAFHFYYHKMIARWVPPNHYTFPLILKLCSDCGSQREGEKAHDRVIKFGFDSDLFVLNSLIRMYSVFGRIDYARTLFDASYVLDLVSYNTMIDGYVKNGEIGVARKLFDEMPQRDVFSWNCMIAGHVAVGDLVAANELFEIMPDRDVVSWNCMIDGCVRDGNVSLALEFFNRMKEVVIRNVVSWNSMLALHVRMKNFGECLGLFERMMESGEAMPNEATLVSVLTACANLGKLSLGLWVHSYIKSHDIKLDVLLETCLLTMYAKCGAMDLARDVFDEMPVKSIVSWNSMIMGYGLHGNGVKALEMFSEMEKADQKPNDATFVCVLSACTHAGMVMEGWWYFDLMRHVYKIQPKVEHYGCMVDLLARAGFVKNSQELIEKVSVKGGSALWGALLSGCRTHLDSELGENVAKRLAELEPLDIGPYILLSDIYAAQGRWGDVERVRLMMIEKGLQKEAASSLVHLEDFQSKCIVNK; this comes from the coding sequence ATGGCAGTTAGGTTGAAACATGCATGGACATGCAGCAGCAGACAATGGTCGAAGTCCGAGGAACAACTCTTGTCGGCGCTTCAATCATGCGACGGAATCAAACAGTTCAACCAAGTTCACACCCAACTCATCCTCCACAATCTCTTTCAACACCCTTTTGTCGCCACCACAGCCATCAAGAAACTCTCCTCCAATCCACGCACCACCCCACGCGCCACTTCCCTCTTCGACCAACTCCACCATCCCGACGCTTTTCTTTGCAACACCATCATCCGTTCATATGTTCGCACTTCCAATTTCAACGCCGCTTTCCATTTCTATTACCACAAAATGATTGCCAGGTGGGTCCCACCCAATCACTACACTTTCCCTCTCATACTCAAACTCTGCTCCGATTGCGGGTCCCAACGAGAAGGTGAAAAGGCTCACGATCGAGTAATCAAATTCGGGTTCGATTCCGATTTGTTCGTCTTGAACTCGCTGATCCGAATGTACTCCGTTTTCGGGAGAATTGACTATGCCCGAACACTGTTTGATGCGAGTTATGTTTTGGATTTGGTGAGTTACAACACCATGATCGATGGGTATGTGAAGAATGGTGAAATTGGTGTTGCACGGAAACTGTTTGATGAAATGCCTCAAAGAGATGTTTTTAGTTGGAATTGTATGATAGCTGGACACGTGGCGGTTGGGGATTTGGTTGCTGCAAATGAACTGTTTGAAATAATGCCTGATAGAGATGTTGTGTCTTGGAACTGTATGATAGATGGGTGTGTAAGGGATGGGAATGTTTCTCTTGCTCTTGAGTTTTTCAATCGAATGAAAGAGGTTGTTATTAGGAATGTGGTTTCATGGAATTCGATGTTGGCATTGCACGTGCGGATGAAGAATTTCGGTGAGTGTTTGGGGTTGTTTGAGAGAATGATGGAAAGTGGGGAGGCTATGCCAAATGAGGCTACTTTGGTGAGTGTTCTCACTGCTTGTGCAAATTTAGGGAAGCTGAGTTTGGGTTTGTGGGTTCATTCTTACATTAAGAGTCATGATATTAAACTTGATGTCTTGCTTGAAACTTGTCTTCTTACGATGTATGCAAAATGTGGGGCTATGGATTTAGCAAGAGATGTTTTTGATGAGATGCCGGTGAAAAGCATCGTGTCATGGAACTCTATGATCATGGGGTATGGATTGCATGGAAATGGGGTGAAAGCTCTTGAAATGTTCTCGGAGATGGAGAAGGCGGACCAGAAGCCAAATGATGCTACCTTTGTTTGTGTGTTGTCTGCTTGTACACATGCTGGAATGGTCATGGAGGGTTGGTGGTACTTCGATCTCATGCGTCATGTTTACAAGATTCAACCCAAGGTTGAGCACTATGGTTGCATGGTTGACCTCCTTGCTCGAGCTGGTTTTGTGAAGAATTCGCAAGAGCTTATAGAAAAGGTCTCTGTAAAAGGTGGATCTGCTTTGTGGGGTGCACTACTTTCTGGATGTAGGACTCACTTGGACTCGGAACTTGGGGAGAATGTAGCTAAGAGACTTGCTGAGTTGGAGCCACTGGATATTGGTCCTTATATCTTGCTGTCAGATATATATGCTGCTCAAGGGAGATGGGGAGATGTTGAACGTGTGAGATTGATGATGATAGAAAAAGGGTTACAAAAAGAAGCAGCATCCAGCTTGGTTCATCTTGAAGATTTCCAATCTAAGTGTATTGTTAATAAATGA
- the LOC101507544 gene encoding expansin-like B1 gives MALSLLYLVLLATFLFMQTLADTSCTDCFVQSRASYYPNSDENGTDAGACGFGSFGATINGGDVSAASNLYRDGVGCGACYQVRCANSVYCSSNGVTIVLTDQGSGDNTDFILSQRAFGGMAQTKDAAASLLALGVVNIEYRRVSCSYPNKNITIKIDESSSNPHYLAFVLWYQQGKRDITAVQLCETQNFVCKLLDRDHGAVWTTTSPPSGPLSLRMLFSTEDGEDTWVVPVNNIPEDWKAGDTYDAGVQVDQ, from the exons ATGGCACTCTCTCTTTTGTATCTTGTTCTCCTTGCCACCTTCCTTTTCATGCAGACTCTAGCAGATACTTCATGCACCGATTGTTTTGTTCAATCTCGTGCATCATATTACCCAAATTCTGACGAAAATGGCACAGATG CTGGTGCATGTGGATTCGGTTCCTTTGGTGCTACCATTAATGGTGGGGATGTATCGGCTGCATCTAATCTTTATCGAGATGGAGTTGGCTGTGGCGCTTGTTACCAG GTGAGGTGTGCCAACAGCGTTTATTGCTCAAGCAACGGTGTCACTATAGTTTTAACTGACCAAGGCTCAGGTGATAACACTGACTTCATTCTTAGCCAACGAGCCTTTGGTGGGATGGCTCAGACCAAGGATGCAGCTGCTTCTCTATTAGCTCTTGGTGTAGTCAATATTGAATACAGACG TGTTTCATGTAGCTACCCAAATAAAAACATTACTATTAAGATTGATGAAAGCAGCAGCAACCCTCATTACTTGGCTTTTGTCCTATGGTATCAGCAAGGAAAGAGAGACATAACTGCTGTGCAGCTCTGCGAG ACTCAGAACTTTGTCTGCAAGTTACTGGATCGGGATCACGGTGCAGTCTGGACAACTACCTCTCCACCGAGTGGACCTTTGTCTTTAAGGATGTTGTTTAGTACTGAAGATGGAGAAGATACATGGGTTGTTCCGGTTAACAACATACCAGAAGACTGGAAGGCTGGAGACACATATGACGCAGGGGTACAAGTAGACCAGTAG